The DNA sequence ACGCCGAAAGAGGATTGGGACGCCGGGCAGATCGACCCTGCCGACGCGCCCCGGGCCGTCCGTGAGTATCTGGAGACCCTGGACGAAGTCGCCTTTGGCGCGGCCAGCGAGGTGCAGCCCAAGTTTACCTCGCATTCCGACCCGGCCAGCCAGTGGACGGCGGCCCGTAAAGGTCCGGCTTTCTTCAGCTATTCCGACAATTACCTGATCGATACGGACCATGGCGTGATTGTGGACGTGGAGGCCACGAGGTCGATCCGTCAGGCCGAGGTCGGATCGACGAAGACCATGCTTGAGCGGGTGAAGGCCAAGTTCGACTTGCACCCAGAGCGCCTGATCGCGGACACGGCCTATGGCACCGCGCCGATGTTAGGATGGCTGGTTGACCGCAAAATTGCCCCGCACATCCCTGTCTTCGACAAGTCGGGGCGCAGCGACGGGACCTGGACCCGGGCCGACTTTGAGTGGGATGCCGAGAACAATCAATACATCTGCCCGGAAGGCCACGAACTGAAGCAATTCCGCCGGAACTACTCCGATCCGAACCGCGGGCCGACCGGCAAGGGCGTCGCCAAATACCGGTGCCTGAAGCACACCTGCCAGGCCTGCCCCTCGAAGTCGCGTTGCTGTCCCAACATGGACTTCCGGTCGATCACCCGCGAGGAACATGAAGACGCCCGCCAGGTTGCCCGCGACATTGCGAAAACCGAGCAATACGTGATCTCGATGAAGCTGAGGAAGAAGGTCGAAATGCTATTCGCCCACCTCAAGCGCATCCTCGGCCTGAACAGGCTCCGATTACGTGGTCCATGCGGGGCAAAGGACGAATTCCTCCTCGCCGCCACCGCCCAAAACCTCAGGAAACTGGCCAAGATATTTCCTGCACCGCAGCAAGTGCGGACAGCCTGACAGGTAAGGCGCTTGCGCCGCTTTCGGATGCCAGAATTCTGCGCTCGCGAACGGGTGTTTTTCCACAGAATGGGCGGTTAGCTGCCCTTCGCTGCAGACGCGAGCGGATCTCTTGTCACGCCGGAAGCTAACATTCAGCCCCAATGCCAAGCCAACGCCTGACCGACCTACATGACAGGTTGAAAGCGGTCGCTCATTGCGCTTTCCAAGAAAGTCGGCGGCGCGCAAAAAGTGCTCACATCAAGTAGATTCAGAAAAAATTGATTTGCCCCCCCTTGAATCGTCTATGGCGAGGCCCAATATATTCTACCATATATTGTTCCTTCAGCTTGATCTTGTGCGAGAGTCGGAGTTGAGAGGAACGCCAAGTAGCGAGGGAATAATGGCTGATAAAAAGACGATTTTCGTAGCATTTGCGATTGAGGACAAAGCGTGCCGTGACCTGCTGAAAGGTCAGTCGCTTCAGACTGACTCGCCTTTCGAGTACGTCGATATGTCAGTGAAGGAGCCGTACGACACCGGCTGGAAGGATCGCGTACGGACCCGGATCAAGCGTTCGGACGGAGTGATCGTGCTGGCAAGCAAGAACTCGCTAACGTCTACTGGGCAAAAGTGGGAGATCGCCTGCGCAAAGGAGGAGAAGGTCCCGCTGCGCGGCTTCTGGTGCTATAAGGACGATCGGACCGATCTCGTTGGCGTCAATACGAAGGTCTGGACTTGGGACAATGTTGCTGCCTTTATCGATAGCCTCTGAGGAGTGGGCATGCGGAAAGCACTGGTCGTCGGGGTCGATTACTACGACCACATCAAAGCGCTCCACGGCTGCGTCAACGACGCCCACAGCGTCAAGTCGATGCTGGATCGGGACTCAGACGGTTCGGTCAATTTCCACGTGAAGATCCTGACGGCGACCGGTCCAGGTCAGTTGGTCCCGCGCAAGAAGCTTCGTGAAGCTATTCAGGAACTCTTCCAGGATAAGCATGAAATTGCCCTGCTGTACTTCGCTGGCCACGGGTACGTTGAGGCGACCGGTGGGTACCTCTGCCCCTCTGACTGCGAGACAGGCGACGATGGCATTCCTCTGGCCGAGATAATGACGATGGCGAACAAGTCGCCGTCCGAGAACAAGATGATCATCCTCGATAGCTGTCATAGTGGTGTCGCGGCAATGAACCCGCTTGTGCCGGTCGCGGAGATTAGCGAAGGTGTAACCGTGCTGACGGCATCAACTGCCGAACAATACGCCGACGAGTCGAATGGTTCAGGAATCTTCACAACTTTGCTGGTCGATGCCCTAAGCGGCGCTGCTGCGAATTTGGTCGGAGACGTGACGCCCGGCAGTGTATATGCCCACATTGATCAATCTCTCGGCGCGTGGAAGCAACGCCCTGTCTTTAAGACCAACGTTACGACTTTTGTGTCACTCCGTAAGGTGCGCCCACCTATCGCACTTGGAGAACTGCTACAACTGGCGGAATTCTTCCCTGAGCCGGGCTATGAATACCAGCTCGACCCGAGCTATGAGCCCCATCGATCAGGGGCGGAGGGACCTGATGTCCCGTCTCCCAATCCCGAGAAAACGGAGATCTTGCGGATTCTTCAGAACTACGTCCGGGTGAACCTTGTGGTCCCTGTCGGTGCCCCGCACATGTGGCACGCTACCATGGAGAGTAAGACCTGCACACTAACCGCACTCGGCGAACACTACCGCCGTCTGGTCGCAGAAGATATGATTTAGGATGGATCGACAGCAGATAACTACGCGACTCGACGACATTATCGACGAGCTCGCGGACATTGAGCATGAGCGCTGGGCGCATTGGCAGCGCTATATGCACGGCAAATGCGAACATCGGCCGGATGGGGCGCTTGTGATCCCGCCTAATCTGGTTACGAAGTGGGAGCGGCAGATCGCCACGCCGTACTTTGAGCTGTCCGAAAAAGAGAAGGAGAGTGATCGGGAGCAAGTTCGGAAATACCTTCTAACTATCGTGGATGCACTTTCCGATCCGTGACCGCGTTTGTTATGTCTTTTGTTAGCTCCGCCTTGCGGTCTATGCTTAATGAATGCCGAGGTTAGACTGGCTCATTCTGCACGGTCATTTTAGCCCTGCGTAGATAGCTTCTGCAATCTCGGAATGTGCGAGGTATCGCTGGATCGAATGGGCATCCTCGTGTCCGTTTTCAAGTTTCGGATAATTGACGATCTCCGCAGGGCCGAAACTGTTCTTGTCAAGACTGGGTCGAAGTGCCACGAAATCCTCCGGATCGGCACCATTAACCCATCGCGCAGCAACAGGAGGCGTCATCCGGGGATGACCTACGCGGTTGCGCACGATGTCTATACCGAGCGGTGAGCCAAGCGTGACGAAAACCGGCAACTTGTTATCCCCTATCATCCCGCGCAGCAG is a window from the Sulfitobacter sp. THAF37 genome containing:
- a CDS encoding IS1182 family transposase yields the protein MMGPRQEAQPALFYEFSLEDHVPQDHLLRSIDRFVDLSSIRAHLAEFYSHTGRPSVDPELLIRMLLVGYCFGIRSERRLCEEVHLNLAYRWFCRLDLADRVPDHSTFSKNRHGRFRDSELLRHLFEVTVARCIAEGLVSGQRMAVDASLIEADANKQNSTPKEDWDAGQIDPADAPRAVREYLETLDEVAFGAASEVQPKFTSHSDPASQWTAARKGPAFFSYSDNYLIDTDHGVIVDVEATRSIRQAEVGSTKTMLERVKAKFDLHPERLIADTAYGTAPMLGWLVDRKIAPHIPVFDKSGRSDGTWTRADFEWDAENNQYICPEGHELKQFRRNYSDPNRGPTGKGVAKYRCLKHTCQACPSKSRCCPNMDFRSITREEHEDARQVARDIAKTEQYVISMKLRKKVEMLFAHLKRILGLNRLRLRGPCGAKDEFLLAATAQNLRKLAKIFPAPQQVRTA
- a CDS encoding RyR domain-containing protein; its protein translation is MDRQQITTRLDDIIDELADIEHERWAHWQRYMHGKCEHRPDGALVIPPNLVTKWERQIATPYFELSEKEKESDREQVRKYLLTIVDALSDP
- a CDS encoding TIR domain-containing protein, translated to MADKKTIFVAFAIEDKACRDLLKGQSLQTDSPFEYVDMSVKEPYDTGWKDRVRTRIKRSDGVIVLASKNSLTSTGQKWEIACAKEEKVPLRGFWCYKDDRTDLVGVNTKVWTWDNVAAFIDSL
- a CDS encoding caspase family protein, whose translation is MRKALVVGVDYYDHIKALHGCVNDAHSVKSMLDRDSDGSVNFHVKILTATGPGQLVPRKKLREAIQELFQDKHEIALLYFAGHGYVEATGGYLCPSDCETGDDGIPLAEIMTMANKSPSENKMIILDSCHSGVAAMNPLVPVAEISEGVTVLTASTAEQYADESNGSGIFTTLLVDALSGAAANLVGDVTPGSVYAHIDQSLGAWKQRPVFKTNVTTFVSLRKVRPPIALGELLQLAEFFPEPGYEYQLDPSYEPHRSGAEGPDVPSPNPEKTEILRILQNYVRVNLVVPVGAPHMWHATMESKTCTLTALGEHYRRLVAEDMI